A window from Chrysemys picta bellii isolate R12L10 chromosome 2, ASM1138683v2, whole genome shotgun sequence encodes these proteins:
- the LOC101940405 gene encoding LOW QUALITY PROTEIN: NADH dehydrogenase [ubiquinone] 1 beta subcomplex subunit 8, mitochondrial-like (The sequence of the model RefSeq protein was modified relative to this genomic sequence to represent the inferred CDS: inserted 1 base in 1 codon; deleted 2 bases in 1 codon), producing the protein MLPGPYPKTPEEKAAAAKKYNMRVETMDYEPHPDDDIGYGDYPKFPDQSHHERDPWYQWDYPXLRQNWREPMHWYFDMFLRTRVDTSPTVVHWHTICNHFFLFIGFVLFMFWLGEMYPSYIPMGLKQYPYNNLYQEQGGDPSKEPPEVKNYEI; encoded by the exons ATGCTGCCTGGACCTTACCCCAAAACCCCAGAGGAAAAGGCAGCTGCTGCTAAGAAATACAACATGAGGGTGGAGACTATG GACTATGAGCCACATCCGGATGATGACATAGGGTATGGTGATTATCCCAAATTTCCTGACCAATCTCATCATGAAAGAGACCCCTGGTATCAGTGGGACTACC ATCTGAGACAAAACTGGAGAGAGCCAATGCACTGGTACTTTGATATGTTTCTCCGGACCCGTGTTGACACATCCCCCACTGTGGTACACTGGCACACTATATGCAATCACTTCTTCCTCTTTATTGGCTTTGTGCTGTTTATGTTCTGGCTTGGAGAAATGTACCCATCCTACATACCTATGGGACTGAAGCAGTATCCTTACAATAACCTGTACCAGGAGCAAGGGGGCGATCCCAGCAAAGAACCCCCAGAAGTGAAGAACTATGAAATCTGA